A segment of the Ipomoea triloba cultivar NCNSP0323 chromosome 1, ASM357664v1 genome:
AACAGCATGAAGAAGAGCACCTACCTAGTTTTGGTTTTAGCCCTCTTTGGTAttctctattattttattctactttttttttttccattaataaTGTGCATTATATTGTAATTCTTTCTTGAGTGTAAAAGTTCACTTTACCTTCTAGACTACATATATATCTTGCTAGCCTAGTACGCACTTAAAACATGTCAACCCATTttaaaggcaaattattgcatgcatCATGGtcctgtgtggaccaaaaataaaaagtacattatttttgtattaaaggtatattatttttgtattgtaggtacattatttgatagtatatatcaaataatataccttcagtacaaaaataatgtactttttatttttgcctAGTGGTAAATCTAACTAAAccttttaacaaaataataatattaaaaaaaatctttatagGCAAACATGAAATATCTTTATAATGTAAGTATTATATACAAGTGAGCTTAGACCAATTGTAATTGGGATGCAGTTATTGAGGAGAACATTTATGATGCATGGGGAGGAGTTAatgaaggaggagaagaagaagtcaCCACTCTCAAACCAAATTACCATATTCCCACCGTCTCTCGGAAGTTGCTAGCCTTTCCTGGTAATTAACTTATCACCTCACCATCATTTATTTTCCACCAAGATTTTACAGTGTGTAATTTACCACAATTTTTATGCCCATATTTAATAAGTCCAATATAATCtttaatgaatatatatgtaacattttattattcattattcaGGTTATAATAACAGTACAGGATCGGATTTGGTTCCAGATTCGGATGTGATACCAGGCATGGACCCAGGTTTCAGTTTTGGATCGGGGTCGAACATGGGTTCTGGTTCAAACACGGATTTGGTTCCTGACGCAAACCCAGGATCTGCAAACCCAGGGTCAGATCCGAGGTTCAACTTTGGATCGGGCTCGGGTACAGATTTGGTTCCGGATGCAAACCCGATATCAGGGTCGGGTACGGGTACTGGGTCGACCTTTAGAATCGGGCCAGGTGGACCAGATTGCTCAAAGTGGGACATAGAAGTTGACCAAGCCCAAACGCCCCCGCTGCCGAATGGGATTCCCACCTACACAGTTATCATCAGCAATAACTGCCACGTCGGCACCGGCCCCGACGCCAAGAGCTGCACCTTTACCGACGTCCACCTCAGCTGCGGTTGGTTCAGCTCCTACATCCTCGTCGACCCCGATGTGTTTCGCAGGTTAGGGTACAACGATTGCCTCCTCAAGAACGGCGGCAATCTCAACCCCAGAGAAGTCATCTCCTTCGTCTATGCTGACTCCTTTGAATACCCGATCTCCGTCACATCTGCTACCTGTCAGGATTCGATATGATGTTGTAGTACGTACGTGCATGCACTACGCATATATCTAATGTATTCATCACTTCTTATGTCCTAATTAATGTGATATGTTATTCCCTTTATCTTTATGGCGTGAGTGTATCCTTTCAATTCAGCACCACATACACAATTAATTTGCTTAGTTTGTTTCATTCTCTTGCTTAATGGTTTGATAACATTGTTTAGggttttaattatgttttggtGTTTGCGATCTAGCTAGCTTTGGTATTACATTGTGATGTTATTGCTTCTGATATTATTCTTGATATGGGTTTGGTGtgaatgtgatatatatattatgtcaCTGTGTGGAAAGTTGTGTTTAGTTGTAAGGTTTTTTGAGAATGTATGTATCATCACAACGGATGGATATTGTTCTCAATTAGTAAATCAAAGGATAGTCAAATAGGATATTGTTGGAAAGCATGTATTAAAGGAAaagagtcttttttttttctcttaaaaaGTGTTGTACCACATTGCTTTTGAAAGTTCTCTTTTTCACTTTGGGAGAACTTGACTTTAGTTTTACGTCTTTTAGTCAGCTTAAAAATCCTCCCAATCTAAAAAGAGAAAGTTGTTCTAAGGTTCAAGTGACTTTGACAACTTATTTTGATATTGGAGCTAATTTGAATTCTAACATAGGAGAATAACACCAAAGTCTTGGGTTGAATGCTTGGGCAATTCCAAcagggcaaaaacttgtgtgagacggtctcaccatgagacgggtcgggtcgggtcaagatgcaaatgtaacacttatatgcacaaatgtcatacttatatgcttactaatcaggaataaaatttttgttatttataagggtaaatgtaacactttcaaggaaaatacaatacttttacatttcgatttaaaagtattacatttttccacaaaatattatatttgcccttataagtaaggggacacttgtcaacattaattattatgaaaaatgtaatactttttctctaataagtaacaaaaattgtattcttgattagtgttatatttgagcatataagtatgacatttgcacatataagtatggtatCTGCATGGTGCattgacccgatccgacccgtctcacgaataaagatccgtgagacggtctcacacaagtgtgacccttccAACAGAAATGCGATACGTGTCAAGTTCGATCTGGTTTGACATTTATTATTGTCCATTGAATTGAAAACACTGACATTGGAAACAAATAACGAAGCTAGGGATTTTGTCAACTCTTCTGGCCGGGGTCTAGCACAGTACCCGCTGACAGAAAACATGCCATTCTCTTCAATTCAGTTGTCGACTTGTCGTACCTCCCAACTACTTCATTAAATTAAATGCTTTCAGTGCTCATATTGCATCCATTTCTCATCTCTCTCGTCTCATTTTGACTTCTATAATTAAATACCCTTAATTAGTTGGAGCATTTTTCAAGATCAGACTAACAACTTTACCCATCCACTTACGTACATCTTTCGGTTAACTCCACCCTATCAGGTATGCATTCTAAAAGCTTCTAAGTTTCTAAGGATATATCCAATGAAAAAACTAAATGGAGAGAAAGGGAGATAATACAATTGAAGGGGAGCAAATCATATTCTCCGAAGAAAACTTTCTCTGGAGAATATGATCTGAGCATTTATGGCGCTAGGTGAGGGACAGCCCACTTCAGTTgcttatttattataataaataaatgaatagtgATTTTAGCCTCAATGGAATAGTCCTTGAGGCTGAAAtcttaattaacattttaaatacaCCTGAACGGCTATTCAGCTTGAGGGTATATTAAtatcttttaatataattttcattatatatatcacattGAAATGTTGAGATTCATCAATTCTAAATTTACATtcttactttttcatttttattcaaatcTACACTTTCCTCTACAGAATGatatatttcaatttaaatttttattttatttgaattaaattaaataaattaaaatatattttattttgttatttaaatttattttatttaatatcaaaattagaaattatatttataaatttgaaattattaattatagaaaaatgaataaaataatatataatgtataggAGTGAGAAAGAGTAGAGCTAGACCTGACAATTATGGACACGACCCGCTAACACGACACGGAATCGGATACAAAAATAATGGGTTAGTGTTTAGTCTTAATGTGTCtcgggtcgttaacgggttgacccgttatgtttcgtgtcttaataggtcaacccgttaaaccaattaagaacccgttaatattatcatgTCTATCATGTCAACCCGTTTTAACATGTTAGCAAATCGTGATCGTGCTAAATATTTGAACTCGTTAACCTTAACCTATTGTGttcgtgtcgacccgttaacaAACCTTGAAATGAA
Coding sequences within it:
- the LOC116009705 gene encoding uncharacterized protein LOC116009705, which translates into the protein MNSMKKSTYLVLVLALFVIEENIYDAWGGVNEGGEEEVTTLKPNYHIPTVSRKLLAFPGYNNSTGSDLVPDSDVIPGMDPGFSFGSGSNMGSGSNTDLVPDANPGSANPGSDPRFNFGSGSGTDLVPDANPISGSGTGTGSTFRIGPGGPDCSKWDIEVDQAQTPPLPNGIPTYTVIISNNCHVGTGPDAKSCTFTDVHLSCGWFSSYILVDPDVFRRLGYNDCLLKNGGNLNPREVISFVYADSFEYPISVTSATCQDSI